The following coding sequences are from one Triticum dicoccoides isolate Atlit2015 ecotype Zavitan chromosome 4A, WEW_v2.0, whole genome shotgun sequence window:
- the LOC119288240 gene encoding protein FAR1-RELATED SEQUENCE 5-like has translation MDLPLPSRDPETLGKDDQDWMSALRESVSFGRFLSESLEWDTMRHALPAPTATILHDQSLPAAGLNQDVHVNFLVPTTMVGAQSASSNCGVACIGESGAGVSCSPCLPAARSSTNVEGAALHLSMMEPMESIGQSVGSTTPVLLEDDANTNFKDGNELASCSGDSYTTPRKTRSMPIRGSTYEPECDESLQPTIGMVFDKWEDGEIFYKHYAHEAGFSVRIFTQHKGDGGVPVWKRFVCARQGWRKEKCVPNDHVKKSNRKVKITRCGCEAMIGLKRRGDGKYVVARFVLQHTHQLVSLSKKQFLRSNREVSSELRSTFFTCRKALMGPCQTYRLLSAQKGGQANIGCTKRDLQNYGRDIAEIIKDADAQTIIDAMKSKQSINPTFFFDYERDEEDKLTHIFWADGTCRKNYALFGEVMSFDSTYSTNQYNLVFSPFTGVNHHKACVTFGAAFVCHEKVWSYKWLFKTFLKAMGGVAPKLIITDEDQSMKAAIKEVFPQTVHRLCMWHILYKVRQYVGHDLFNDEDFRKQFSACVWGSETPDEFEEKWSAVISHYGLESNTWLTGKFGIRQSWIPAYFKGVFLSGLLRTTSRSESENAFFGHFVNRRLSLLDFWIRFETAIEEQRQKELEDDNNTIHTLPVLETTWSIESHARDVYTHTIFHLFQDEVIAARDRRDVLSIEQVGEVQTTRISDLSGKVRKVMYNTATKIAHCSCKLFESMGIPCSHIIIVLKREKFKEIPRHYILDRWTKMVTKTKVLDSNGNILQGSTKSLSPTINQLYSDTYTKFNMGMMAAKNSEEKMKYLHKGIADVVDHVLNMGTGCQQTKVQEIESFIGVSFPSEITIHPPSIAHTKGSGTKRKQGSHPTTSGKRKKRGQEALK, from the exons ATGGACCTTCCCCTGCCGTCGCGGGATCCGGAGACCCTCGGCAAGGACGATCAG GACTGGATGTCCGCGCTGCGGGAGTCGGTGTCGTTCGGTCGATTCCTATCCGAGTCACTCGAGTGGGATACGATGAGGCATGCCTTGCCGGCACCGACGGCTACCATATTGCATGACCAATCGCTGCCGGCAGCTGGCCTCAATCAAGATGTACATGTCAATTTCTTGGTGCCGACCACAATGGTCGGAGCTCAATCTGCCTCCTCCAATTGTGGTGTTGCATGCATTGGCGAATCTGGAGCAGGCGTGAGTTGTAGTCCATGCTTGCCTGCTGCCCGGTCCTCAACTAATGTTGAAGGAGCTGCATTGCATTTG TCGATGATGGAGCCAATGGAGAGCATTGGTCAGAGCGTAGGATCTACTACTCCAGTTTTGCTTGAAGATGATGCCAATACCAATTTCAAG gatgGAAATGAATTGGCTTCATGCAGTGGAGATAGTTACACTacaccaaggaaaacaagaagcatGCCGATCCGC GGTTCAACATATGAGCCAGAGTGTGATGAAAGCTTGCagcccacaattggcatggtctttGATAAATGGGAGGATGGTGAGATTTTCTACAAACATTATGCTCATGAGGCTGGTTTTTCGGTTCGGATATTTACACAGCATAAAGGGGATGGTGGTGTACCAGTGTGGAAGCGATTTGTTTGTGCAAGGCAAGGATGGAGGAAGGAGAAATGTGTACCGAATGATCATGTCAAGAAGTCCAATAGGAAAGTGAAGATAACTAGGTGTGGTTGTGAGGCTATGATTGGCTTAAAGAGAAGAGGTGATGGCAAGTATGTAGTCGCCCGATTCGTGCTTCAACACACACATCAGCTTGTCTCGCTGAGTAAGAAACAGTTCCTGCGATCTAATAGAGAAGTCAGTAGTGAATTGAGGAGCACATTTTTCACTTGTCGCAAAGCATTGATGGGCCCTTGCCAAACATATCGCTTATTGAGTGCACAAAAGGGCGGGCAGGCAAATATTGGATGCACGAAGCGTGATTTACAGAATTATGGTCGTGATATCGCTGAGATAATTAAAGATGCAGATGCACAAACaatcattgatgctatgaagaGTAAGCAAAGTATCAATCCAACTTTCTTCTTTGATTATGAACGAGATGAAGAGGACAAGTTAACCCACATTTTTTGGGCTGATGGTACATGCAGAAAGAACTATGCACTATTTGGTGAGGTGATGTCCTTTGATTCCACATATAGTACTAATCAATACAACCTAGTTTTTTCCCCTTTCACTGGTGTGAACCATCACAAGGCATGTGTTACATTTGGTGCTGCATTTGTATGCCATGAAAAGGTTTGGTCGTACAAATGGTTATTCAAGACCTTTCTAAAGGCAATGGGAGGTGTTGCACCTAAACTTATCATTACCGATGAGGACCAAAGCATGAAAGCTGCAATCAAAGAAGTATTCCCTCAAACTGTACATAGACTTTGCATGTGGCATATTCTCTACAAAGTACGACAGTATGTCGGTCATGATTTATTCAATGATGAAGATTTCCGTAAGCAATTTAGTGCATGTGTTTGGGGTTCAgagactccggacgaatttgaggaAAAGTGGTCGGCAGTAATTTCACACTATGGACTAGAGAGCAATACATGGTTGACTGGCAAGTTTGGTATTCGTCAATCATGGATACCTGCATATTTCAAAGGTGTCTTCCTTAGCGGGTTATTGCGGACTACATCAAGATCTGAGAGTGAAAATGCTTTCTTTGGTCACTTTGTGAATCGTCGACTCTCTTTACTTGATTTTTGGATAAGGTTTGAAACTGCCATTGAAGAGCAGCGCCAAAAGGAATTGGAGGATGACAATAACACAATTCATACGCTTCCCGTATTAGAGACCACTTGGAGCATCGAGAGTCATGCTAGGGATGTCTATACTCATACTATTTTTCATCTATTTCAAGATGAGGTGATCGCTGCTAGGGACAGGCGTGATGTACTTTCAATAGAACAAGTTGGTGAGGTACAGACCACTCGTATCTCTGATTTAAGTGGTAAAGTTAGAAAGGTGATGTACAACACTGCGACAAAGATTGCACATTGTTCTTGTAAATTGTTTGAATCTATGGGTATACCCTGTTCGCACATCATCATTGTCCTCAAGAGAGAGAAATTCAAGGAGATCCCAAGGCATTATATTCTTGATAGGTGGACAAAAATGGTTACAAAGACGAAGGTACTTGACTCAAATGGAAACATACTTCAAGGGTCAACTAAATCACTTTCGCCCACCATTAATCAACTATACTCAGATACATACACTAAGTTCAATATGGGCATGATGGCTGCCAAAAATTCCGAGGAGAAGATGAAATATTTGCATAAGGGTATTGCTGATGTTGTTGACCATGTCTTGAATATGGGAACAGGATGCCAACAGACAAAGGTGCAAGAAATTGAGTCATTTATTGGAGTATCGTTTCCAAGTGAGATCACTATTCACCCACCATCTATAGCACACACAAAAGGAAGTGGCACAAAGAGGAAGCAGGGTTCACACCCAACAACaagtggaaaaaggaaaaaaagag gtcaagaAGCTTTAAAATAG